A genome region from Streptomyces sp. S4.7 includes the following:
- a CDS encoding Lsr2 family protein, which yields MAQRVVVTLSDDIDGGEAAETVTFGLDGKSYEIDLNPANAKKLRKALAPYLSAGRRQTHAGKNRKSYRHTALAPDPAAVRAWALSHRMEVPARGRIPKRVYEAFREAS from the coding sequence GTGGCGCAACGCGTAGTGGTCACGCTCTCCGACGACATCGACGGCGGGGAAGCGGCGGAAACGGTCACGTTCGGCCTCGACGGGAAGTCGTACGAGATCGACCTCAATCCCGCCAATGCAAAGAAACTGCGCAAGGCCCTGGCCCCCTACCTCTCCGCGGGCCGGCGGCAGACCCACGCCGGAAAGAACCGTAAGTCGTACCGGCACACGGCCCTCGCGCCCGACCCGGCGGCCGTACGCGCCTGGGCGCTCTCGCACCGGATGGAGGTGCCGGCCCGCGGCCGGATCCCCAAGCGGGTCTACGAGGCGTTCCGCGAGGCGAGTTGA
- a CDS encoding ABC transporter ATP-binding protein encodes MTTTRGDNAVRATDVDWNVIEVDRLRRTYAGGFQAVDEISFTVGEGEVFALLGTNGAGKTSTVEMLEGLARPSGGTVRVLGHDPYTDRAAVRPRTGVMLQEGGFPTDLTVKETVRMWSGCTSGARPVAEALDLVGMAKRAGVRVKQLSGGERRRLDLALALLGRPEVLFLDEPTTGLDAEGRRDTWELVAALRDGGTTVLLTTHYLEEAESLADRLAIMHSGRIEVAGTPAEVTATRPARIRFKLPEGVAPGQLPLTLRAAADGPQIEIRTQDLQRDLAELLRWAEEFGVHLAGLDARSASLEEAFLDIAAQRAGAGTPGVGTGDNKGTGVAA; translated from the coding sequence ATGACAACGACTCGGGGAGACAACGCGGTAAGGGCCACGGATGTGGACTGGAACGTCATCGAGGTGGACCGGCTCCGGCGCACCTACGCCGGGGGGTTCCAGGCGGTGGACGAGATCTCGTTCACCGTCGGCGAGGGGGAGGTCTTCGCGCTGCTCGGCACGAACGGGGCGGGCAAGACCTCCACCGTGGAGATGCTGGAGGGCCTCGCCCGTCCCAGCGGGGGCACGGTGCGGGTACTCGGACACGACCCGTACACCGACAGGGCCGCAGTACGGCCGCGGACCGGAGTGATGCTCCAGGAGGGCGGCTTTCCGACCGATCTGACGGTCAAGGAGACCGTACGGATGTGGTCGGGCTGCACCAGCGGGGCGCGACCCGTGGCCGAGGCGCTGGATCTCGTCGGGATGGCCAAGCGCGCCGGTGTGCGGGTCAAGCAGCTGTCCGGCGGCGAGAGGCGGCGCCTCGACCTGGCGCTCGCGCTGCTGGGACGGCCCGAGGTGCTCTTCCTCGACGAGCCGACGACCGGCCTCGACGCCGAGGGCCGCCGCGACACCTGGGAGCTGGTCGCGGCGCTGCGCGACGGCGGCACGACCGTCCTGCTGACCACGCACTACCTGGAGGAGGCCGAGTCCCTCGCGGACCGGCTGGCGATCATGCACAGCGGCCGGATCGAGGTGGCGGGAACACCGGCGGAGGTGACCGCGACCAGGCCGGCCCGGATCCGGTTCAAGCTGCCCGAGGGCGTGGCGCCGGGGCAGCTGCCGCTCACCCTGCGGGCGGCGGCGGACGGTCCGCAGATCGAGATCCGCACCCAGGACCTCCAGCGGGACCTCGCCGAACTGCTGCGCTGGGCCGAGGAGTTCGGCGTACATCTGGCGGGGCTCGACGCCCGGTCCGCCTCGCTCGAAGAGGCGTTCCTCGACATCGCGGCACAGCGCGCGGGGGCCGGTACCCCCGGTGTGGGTACGGGCGACAACAAGGGAACGGGGGTCGCCGCATGA
- the purS gene encoding phosphoribosylformylglycinamidine synthase subunit PurS: MARVVVDVMLKPEILDPQGQAVQRALPRLGFDGIADVRQGKRFELEVEGPVDEAALARIHEMAETFLANTVIEDFVVKVES, translated from the coding sequence GTGGCACGCGTCGTAGTCGACGTCATGCTCAAGCCGGAGATCCTCGACCCGCAAGGACAAGCAGTGCAGCGCGCACTGCCCCGGCTGGGTTTCGACGGGATCGCGGACGTCCGACAGGGAAAGCGTTTCGAGCTCGAGGTGGAGGGCCCGGTCGACGAGGCCGCCCTCGCCCGCATCCACGAGATGGCCGAGACGTTCCTCGCCAACACCGTCATCGAGGACTTCGTCGTAAAGGTGGAGTCGTGA